In Gigantopelta aegis isolate Gae_Host chromosome 14, Gae_host_genome, whole genome shotgun sequence, the following proteins share a genomic window:
- the LOC121389531 gene encoding macrophage mannose receptor 1-like yields the protein MQGAKVRCTLLLEFVMCCISITLSCNEDFKQSRWIRNVSFDDVAIADNVISSLSDVTTQLACAWECQQKRNCVSFSYNDDHTCRLHSLKFANNSSYLPSSGWRYYYLNPGHCPVEDGYILIDKLNLCFKVSTTMKLFDEARDICSESGARLIVLDTEEKNTAVSSYIRENIGVHVYFIGLTDKVTEGEYVWEDGTIAGFMNWDIYEPSNIEGVEDCVLLIPEQGKWNDCTCSAWSEYICETQP from the exons CTGCAATGAGGACTTCAAACAATCTAGATGGATCAGAAATGTGTCGTTTGATGACGTCGCAATCGCCGACAACGTCATATCCTCTCTGAGTGATGTCACAACACAACTGGCATGTGCATGGGAATGTCAACAGAAACGTAACTGTGTGTCGTTTTCCTACAATGATGATCACACGTGCCGTCTGCATTCTCTGAAATTTGCAAATAACTCAAGTTATCTCCCTTCGTCAGGATGGCGTTACTACTATCTCAACCCAG GTCATTGTCCAGTCGAAGATGGGTATATACTGATTGACAAGCTGAACTTATGTTTTAAAGTGTCCACCACCATGAAATTGTTTGACGAGGCACGTGACATTTGCAGCGAATCAGGTGCCAGACTGATTGTCCTGGACACCGAGGAGAAAAACACAGCTGTCAGTAGCTATATCAGGGAAAACATAG GAGTACATGTCTATTTCATTGGTCTGACAGACAAGGTCACCGAGGGCGAGTACGTGTGGGAGGACGGGACCATAGCTGGGTTCATGAACTGGGATATTTATGAGCCCAGCAACATTGAAGGGGTCGAAGACTGCGTGCTGCTAATACCAGAGCAGGGCAAGTGGAACGACTGTACTTGTAGTGCCTGGAGTGAATACATCTGTGAAACGCAACCATAG